Part of the Candidatus Schekmanbacteria bacterium genome is shown below.
CTCAACAACAAAGTCTCTTTTTGTTATTCTGGTGAAAAATCTATTTCAAAACACCAACAACTTCAAATCCTTCAAAAACTTCATCTGCATGAGGAGCACCATCCATATCAGATGTCAAGTCCACACCCGCATTATGCATCCCAACATGCAATCCGTCTCCCCAAAAACTGCTGTCCGTAACATCATAAACTTTCCCATTGTAGGCGACATAGCATTTTTTACCGTCTTTACCATTATATTGGGCAAGCTCTTCTAATGTAAATTCCTTCATTTTCATCCTCCAATATTTATAATTCTATTTGTTTATGTTCTTTCAATTTTTATTCCTAAATCGAAAATCATACTACAGCTCGGACAAATAA
Proteins encoded:
- a CDS encoding cytochrome B5 encodes the protein MKEFTLEELAQYNGKDGKKCYVAYNGKVYDVTDSSFWGDGLHVGMHNAGVDLTSDMDGAPHADEVFEGFEVVGVLK